From the Euphorbia lathyris chromosome 6, ddEupLath1.1, whole genome shotgun sequence genome, one window contains:
- the LOC136233042 gene encoding uncharacterized protein translates to MEERKLNFNAPLLSVRRSFARTAPSNGGNAKKVENSQRSRLLTLASCKADSSLDLVTEPVAVPFNWEQIPGRRKNSSIPDSYQHHEASVAQFSPRMALNEKPEYQNVFRPQVEASSFRGAFDCSKEGVNDKAVIDFENDDDVYSDALDTLSGTNSFFGHCSVSDVSGFGNLAIVKHSGTFATDPQIRDFMMSRFLPAAKAMTLEQPHYASRNKPVSGEQPHYASRNKPVSGEQPHYASRNKPVSGEQPRLITKVIQRDRNPSVIRNESLNMVPYHQDIEDEQSEDGGYEYSDSSIITTKGCGLLPRLCIKNSLCLLNPVPGMKVRTQNAVHGMRTRTQNSESTSRDSHGAKKINKAAFARSQSPTIKRPARDAVKPKLEDDARSPRLLLGVENKIACGSNRLTFTSDRQTISRTSPFRRSGAISPYGNEASQSPFRGQGFLGENESFKNNKWTSNSKVYSKSQELVPHYAMRLGSRPVSPTAEKTLYVDTVIVAGIFSSNSGSSNVKKPSVGSGANDIKALIRSREIQDTAASEILLEDLKCSGRAGKLAYKGLQSSNSTGMSPDRGKSDFAEDLSHKSKALVCISTGAADNNVNIANDQILDEDHTDNAETSLVVCPLPPLLPRTPSESWLWRTLPSISSQNRVYRGTSFRSKRQDPNLSSGNTKWENIVKSSYLHHDHVRYSEELFPHASQQSKS, encoded by the exons ATGGAGGAAAGGAAATTGAATTTCAATGCTCCGCTTCTATCAGTGAGGCGATCTTTTGCTAGAACAGCACCTTCAAATGGGGGAAATGCAAAAAAAGTTGAGAATTCCCAGCGCAGTAGACTCCTTACTCTCGCTTCTTGTAAAGCAGATTCTAGTTTGGATCTAGTAACAGAACCAGTTGCTGTCCCTTTTAATTGGGAGCAGATCCCTGGCAGACGTAAAAATAGTAGTATTCCTGATTCTTACCAACATCACGAGGCTTCTGTTGCTCAGTTTTCTCCTCGAATGGCATTGAATGAGAAACCTGAATATCAAAATGTGTTTAGGCCTCAAGTAGAGGCAAGTTCATTCCGTGGAGCATTTGATTGCTCAAAAGAGGGAGTGAATGATAAAGCTGTGATAGATTTTGAGAATGATGATGATGTTTACTCAGATGCGCTCGACACATTGTCCGGTACAAACTCATTCTTTGGCCACTGTAGTGTTAGCGATGTGAGTGGCTTTGGTAATCTGGCAATTGTGAAACATTCAGGAACTTTTGCCACTGATCCACAAATCCGAGATTTCATGATGAGTCGTTTCTTACCTGCTGCAAAGGCAATGACTCTAGAGCAACCTCATTATGCTTCAAGAAATAAACCTGTGTCTGGTGAACAACCTCATTATGCTTCAAGAAATAAACCTGTGTCTGGTGAACAACCTCATTATGCTTCAAGAAATAAACCTGTGTCTGGTGAACAACCTAGACTGATTACAAAGGTAATTCAGAGGGATAGGAACCCTTCTGTCATTCGAAATGAATCCCTTAACATGGTGCCGTATCATCAGGATATAGAAGATGAACAAAGTGAGGATGGAGGTTATGAGTATTCCGATTCTAGCATTATAACAACTAAAGGTTGTGGTTTGCTTCCCCGGTTATGCATAAAGAATTCTTTATGCCTCTTAAATCCTGTTCCTGGAATGAAAGTTAGGACTCAGAATGCTGTTCATGGAATGAGAACAAGGACCCAGAATTCCGAATCTACATCTCGAGATAGCCATGGtgctaaaaaaatcaataaagcTGCATTTGCCAGATCTCAGAGTCCAACTATAAAGAGG CCTGCCAGGGATGCTGTTAAACCAAAACTGGAAGATGATGCTCGATCCCCTAGGCTGCTGTTAGGGGTTGAAAACAAGATAGCTTGTGGATCCAATCGACTCACATTTACAAGTGATCGGCAAACAATAAGTAGGACATCGCCATTTAGGCGTTCAGGTGCAATATCTCCTTACGGCAATGAAGCATCTCAGTCTCCCTTCCGCGGGCAGGGATTTCTAGGTGAAAATGAAAGTTTCAAAAACAATAAGTGGACTTCTAATAGCAAGGTCTACAGCAAATCTCAGGAGCTAGTACCTCATTATGCCATGAGATTGGGTTCTCGGCCCGTCAGCCCTACTGCCGAGAAGACACTATATGTAGATACCGTAATTGTGGCAGGTATATTCTCTTCAAATTCAGGTTCCTCAAATGTGAAGAAGCCCTCTGTGGGTTCTGGAGCGAACGATATCAAGGCACTGATAAGAAGCAGAGAAATTCAAGACACTGCTGCTTCAGAAATTTTATTGGAAGATTTGAAATGTTCAGGCAGAGCGGGTAAACTGGCATATAAGGGCTTGCAGTCTAGTAATAGTACTGGCATGTCACCTGACAGAGGCAAATCAGATTTCGCCGAAGACTTGTCTCATAAATCGAAGGCATTGGTATGCATTAGTACTGGAGCTGCAGACAACAATGTAAATATTGCAAATGATCAAATTTTAGATGAAGATCATACAGATAATGCAGAAACTAGTCTAGTAGTATGCCCTCTTCCTCCACTTCTACCAAGAACTCCCTCGGAATCTTGGCTGTGGCGTACCCTGCCCTCAatctcctcacaaaatcgggTGTATCGCGGTACCAGCTTCCGGAGCAAGCGGCAGGATCCTAATCTCTCCTCTGGTAATACCAAATGGGAAAACATTGTAAAATCATCCTATTTGCATCATGATCATGTCCGCTATTCTGAG GAACTATTTCCTCATGCTTCTCAGCAATCTAAAAGTTAG